The sequence TTATTAATCTCACTATTGACTCTAATGGTTCCATTGCGACTGATTAAATTAATATCTTGACCATTAAGGGAAAGGTTACTATTCCCTGTAATTTTTTCCACAGAATTAACCCGAATTTCTCCGGTTTCAATATTTCCGGCTGCTGATAAATTAATATCTCCAATTCCGGGATTTCCAGAAACTAATTGTAATGCGCCAGTCCGAATATTTCCTTGGGAACTACTGAGTTGAATCGTTCCTCCTTGGGTACTCATATCCCCAATTAAAATATCAGATCCGGCGGATAAAGTCAGAGAAGCGTTATCAATACCAGTGAGACGACCTGTTCCTAAAATAGATTGTGCTTGTAAATTGAGCGGATCAGAAATAGTAGAATTTCCCGCTAAAGTTAGGGTACTGATACTATCTGTACGACCGATTTTAATGGAACTAAATCCGTCGGCAAAAGTTTCTAAATCTCGGCTACTAATATCAAAGCTAGAAGACTGTTCCGACCCCGCTAACGTTATGGCTTGTGTGTTACGACTCGGTTGTAAAAGCAGTGTTCCTAAACCCTGAATAGAATTTAATCCTCCTAATAAATTAATTTCTGTTCCTGTTAATTGAATTGTAGCAGAGGCAGAATTCCCTGTGGATAACTTTTGGGTAGAAATAGTTCCCAATTGACTGGTAATTAAAATGTTCTGGCCGTTGGTGTTCAGGGTTCCCAAGGTAATATTATCTGAGGCAAATAGCTTTAAACTGGCATCATCTAATCCTGTAAGCGTATAAAACTGTTCACGCAATGGCGTTCCACTGGCAATTCCGCCTTGAGGAGATTGGATGACAACGGGATCTTGAAATGAAATATTCCCAGCAATAAAAATTGTACCCTTGCTTTGAGCTCCTCCAATAATAATTTCTGTAAACCCATTTTCTAAACTGTTTAAATCACTAGAAGATAAATTTAATGTGAGTTCTGCATTATTATTTTGACCTGCGATTTCAATATCTTGAGCATTAGTTGCAGGTTGTAACAAAATTTGACCTTTGCCTTGAATTGAGTTTTGACCCCCTGTGAAATTAATTTCATCACTGGTAATTTCGATATTACCAGTCGCATTTTCTAAACCATTAAATGTCCCGGTACGCAGTCCTTGAATTTCCGTCGCTAACTCTGCATTTAAGATAATATTTCCTCCGGTTTCCTGACCTCTAGTATCAATTAAATTCGTGGTCAAAGTCCGAGAAGTATTCACCAAAATATTCCCTCCTGAACCCTGACTAGAAGTAGCATCAATACTATAGGAATCTCCCTCTAAAATAATATCTCCTTGTAAACTGCTGAGGGTAATATCTCCAGCTTGAACTTGACCAGAGGTATTAATATTATTGGTTTGAATTCGGTTTAATGTACTTAAATTAACTGTCCCCCCGCTTCCATTTCTATTAGAAAAAGTGGAAATCTTATCGGTGACAATATCCCGATCACTTTTAATGGTTAAATTTCCACCATTTCCTAGGTTAGAAGTGGATAAATTTTCTGTCCGAATTCCCCCATTATTTGTTGCAGTTAGGTCTAAATTTCCCCCTTGAGTGATTATATCTCCGGTGACTAAATTAACACCTGTAATCGCAATAGCAGCACCGGATGTGCGGAGGGTATCCCCCGAATTCATGGTAAATCCACCACTCCCTGATTGATCTGCATCGGCGGTAAAAGTTAAGCTTCCTGTGGTGGCTGGAAACCTTAATTCATTATCGGCTAGATTCGCAATAGTAATATTATTTTTAGCTTCTATAATCACATTTGCTGTGGTGGCGAAATCTTCTAGGGTTTGATCAGATAGGGTAAGATTAGCATTGCTTTGATCCTTATTCCCAATATTAATTTCTGCTGCATTAATCACTAAATTACCTGGCTTTCCATCGCTTCCTTTGAGGTTGATATTTCCAGCTATATTAAGATTATTTTGACTAAAAATAGTAGCAGACCCTCCTAATCCTTGACTCGTTTGGGAGTTGGAAGATCCTTGGGTACTAATATTTCCCAAAAATCGAGTTAAATCATGGGAACCAATGCTTACTCGTCCCCCATTTCCATTGGTCAAGGCATCCGCTATAATTGTGGATTGATCATTAATGAAGGTACGCGAAGCCGTAGGAAAAAAACCATTTCCTTGATAGTCACTCCCAATTCTAATGGTTCCCCCTCCATTGGCAGCAGAAGCATCAATTTCTGCGTTCGATAATTGAATATCATTGCCAATAATATTGATTTGGGGAAGCGTTGAGGATGATGAATCTAAACTGGTATTTCTGGTATTCAAAAAACCTGAAATTAAAGCCATCCCTCCTTTGGGAGGTAAATTAGCACTCGAAGCAGTGAGTTTTACGGTTCCATCCGGTAAAATATTCACAATAGAAGCTTGATTATTTTCTCCTGTTCCTGTTAATAATTCGGGTAATGAAAGAGGATTAATAACAGATTGTTCGGTCTCAGAAGTGGGGGTAACGGCTGCAATTTCTAAATTGAGTAAATAGCCCTCTTGACTAATTCTAACTAAGTTATTTCCTTCAATCGCTGCAATTGTGATTTGTCCTCCCGGTGCGTTTAGGGTTCCGGTATTAATCACATTTCCTCCAACTAACCTTAAGGTTTGTCCAGAGGAAACGGTGAGTTCTCCCGCATTAATAATATTACCCGGATTGGAGGTGGAAAAAAGAAAGGTATTCGGTTCACCCGAAAGGGCGTTATAATTATTAGAATCTACAGCATTAAAAAACCCTGAATTAAATCCAATTCCTGTAGCAGTTGTAGCAGTAAATGCAGCAGGAACATCTAAACGAGCTCCCGCTCCAAAAATGATTCCGGCTGGATTTAAAATGAAGAGATTAGAATTGCCTCCGGTGACTTGAATTAACCCTTCAATTAATGAAGGTTGTCCTCCTACTACACGGCTGAGAATATTTTGAATTGAAGGATTAGAAACAAAATTGGCTGTTTGACCTTGGGGAACGTTAAATTGAGTAAAACTATGAAATAAATTTCCCCCATCTCCTGAAGCTTGACCTCCGGTAATATCAACACGATTTCCCACCGAATTGGTTAGGGTATTGGTACTATTCGCTTCAGGAATAATAGATTGTGCTAAAACTCTATTTAGGGAAAAAATAACTTTCTGATTCCCCCTGAATATTTCCCAAACTCCATTCATCCCAATCGTCCATAATCCTGTCAACGGAAGGGAGATTAAAACTAACTTGAAAAAACGTCCAGGCTGCATAGGGGTTTATGCCTTTAACGAACAATTACCAACCGGAAATCTACGACTAATATCTCGACAGAAGCTACCCAAATGGATTATTCTGATTAAAACGGCATTAATAATATTATAGATTGAAAAACCAAAGTATGCGTTTAATTGGTCTGACCGGAGGGATAGGAACTGGTAAAACGACTGTATCCAACTATCTTGCTAACACTTACCAACTCCCCATTTGGGATGCGGATTTATATGCTAGGGAAGCAGTGAAACCCGGTTCACCCATTCTCCAGTCAATTATTCAGCGTTATGGGAACGATATTTTACTTTTTGATGGTAACTTAAACCGCCAACGATTAGCCAGTCTGATTTTTTCAGACTCATCAGCAAGAACCTGGGTAGAACAACAGATTCATCCCTTTGTTCGCCATTGTTTTGTTAACAATATTCAACAATTAAACGCGAAAATTCTCCAAAATCCTGATAGGAACACCCCCCAATATGCGGATGGAGTGTTAGTCATTCCGTTATTATTTGAATCCAAAATGACGGATTTAGTGACTGAAATTTGGGTGGTTTATTCTCCTCCCGAACAACAATATTCTCGGTTGATCCAACGAGAAAAAATGATTTCTAATCGAATTTTAACTTTTGAAGAAGCTCAAGCTCGAATTCAAAGTCAAATGTCATTAGAAGAAAAGTGTCAGCAGGCGGACGTAATTTTATATAATTCTTCAACTCCAGAGGAACTTTTTAAACAAGTAGATGCAGCACTCCAAGGTTAATGAAGTAGTCAAAATCAGAAAATAGGGGGTAAAATAAACATCAGTAAGGTTAGGGATAAACAGTGAGTCTCCTCACCTTCCTTCATGCTTCTATCTCTAGGCATAAATAGCTAATGATGTATATTAATCAAATTCATACCAGTGCTTCTCAAATTCGATTGGAAAAATTAATCAAGGAACGTTTAAACCCTGATGCTGATACCGAAAAAATTGATGCTCAGATCTGGGATTTATTTGGAGAAGTTTGGGCAATCATGTTTACGGATTTATGCGGGTTTTCACGAGGGGTTGAAAAATTTGGAATCATTCACTTTTTACAACTCATTTATGAGTCTGAACGATTATTTGTTCCTTGTATTGATGAACATAATGGAATTTTAATCAAATCTGAAGGAGATAGTTTAATGATTATTTTTCGCTGGGTTAATAAAGCCATAGATTGTGCGATCACTATGCAAAAAGCAGCCCAAGCTTATAATCAAGATAAAACCGATGAAGAAAAAATTCTATTATCCATTGGATTAGGCTATGGGAGAATCTTAAAAATTGGCGATGCTGATATTTTCGGGGCTGAAGTTAATGCGGCGAGTAAATTGGGAGAAGATATCGGAAAAGCTTGGGAAATTTTAGCCACCGTAGCCGTTACTGAACAAATCAAAAAACGTTCGGATCTTCAACTCGAACTCCTCTCAACCAGTATCCCTGGTACATCACAAGCCTTTAAAATTATTTATCAATTGTAAATTAACAGGCGGAATTGCTTATCAAAATAGGTCAAATCCGCTCAAATCATGCTTGATTCAATAAGTTTTTTTTCAGTGAATTGAGCTTTTCGGAAAAACCAGATAAGCTAGAATAAAATACTAGAGGGAAAATGCTATGACAACCTCTGTACAATTTATTGATGGATTAGATGAAGAAATTAGTGGGATTAGTTTGCGGAAACTCAAACATTCCCAGACCAAAATCGTTGTCTTGGTATTTGAGCACCTTCAAGCCATAGAACGATTAAGAGCCTATCGCAAGCAAATCACGAATTTGTGGCTTCGGGATGAAGAAGGACAAATTAAAGTCACCCCCAGTGGCGTTAAATTCTTTTTTGCTGAGAATGAGGATCTATCTAAAGTTGAATGTACCTTTGAAGTAGACTCAGAGGAAGTATTTGAACGAGTCATGCGGTTTTTACACCGTTATGCAGATGAAAATGAATTTCAATTTCAGTCTACTTAAAAGAAACTGATTCATTGATATTCAATTCTTAAAAGCTGAGGTTCAAATGCGCGAATTAATCAAAATTCAACAGTTATCTGCTGAATGGATTACTCCTGAACAATTTAAACCCTATGGACAAGTCATTTCAGCCTCGGCTGATGATAAATTATATAACGAGGAGGATGCCCAACTCAATTTAAACAACGGTATCCCTCGTTTTTATATTATGCGGGTTCAACAAAAAGGTTTAAAATTTCATCACATTACTCGCCACAGTCAATGTACTCAATGTTTAGGATCATTAGAAGGAAAAGATTGGTTTATGGCTGTTTGTCCTCCCTCTAAACATGATCAACCCTCCTTAAAGGATTTAGTCGCGTTTCATATTCCAGGCAATTGTTTTATTAAATTAGAAGTCGGAACGTGGCACGCAGGGCCGTATTTTACCCATGAAACAGTTGATTTTTATAACTTAGAATTAATCGATACTAATCTTGTTGATCACTTTACCCACAGTTTTGCTAAAAGTCATTACTTAGAATTTGAAATTGTAGAGAGTAAGTAATAGGCAATAGGCAATGGGTAATAGAAAAGACAGAAAATAAAAGTTTTCTTCCCCATTCCCTATTCGTAATTCGTAATTCGTAATTCGTAATTGCCCATTGCCCATTGCCCCTGTCCTATTTCTCCAATTGTTTCAACGCTTGAAACGTCACGAAGAAAAATCCCAAAGAACCAATAACTGTAATAACTTGAGCAATTAAATTAGCTGTTGCCATTTCATCCATTGTTCATCCTCCCATCAAACTAAACTTAGGATTTCCTATTCTTAAGTTTACCGGATCAAATCAACCTATGGTTTAAGAACTTAGGACAACTTCTTTCTACACAGAACTAAACAAATTGAATCTCGTATTTCATCCCCGTGTTGAGAAATAATACAAACCCTCGTTTTCCTGACCTCAAAAGTGTTACAACAAAGGAAAAATCACCAGGAGAAATCTCACCATGCAATTTCAAACCGCAATGCACGAAGCTTGTTACAACAAAGTTGCCACCTGGATGCGAGAATTATACGGCAAATTCCCGTGCGCTAGGGAAGATGTCCCTGGATTAGCAATGGTCATGGGTTCAGCATTGGTTGAGGTATTTGTGTTTCCTTGGGAAAAAGATGATGCTGTTATTAATGCCCGGTCTTATGTTGTAACCGATGTAGAACTTTCCCCAGATTTACTACATTTTCTGCTTCGAGAAAATAACATTATGAGATTCGGGGCTTTTGGAATTGATGAACACGGAGACATTGTTTTTGAACATACCATTGTTGGCTCAACTTGTGATAAACTGGAGTTAGAAGCTTCTGTGAATGCGGTGTTAGAAATTGCCGATGAATATGATGATAAAATCGTAGAACGTTGGGGAGGAAAAAGAGCATTAGATCGCATAGCAAGTTAAAAGAAACTATCATTTTAGGGGCGGTTTTACTTCTATTTTTTCATTCTTGATTAATTTGATAAATCCGCCCATCGTCATCATATTTTAAAGCGAGAATGGTGCTGAACTTAGCATCATTAAATCATTCATTCCCCTGAGAACCTCTTCGTCGATATTGTCGAACCGAGCCTAAAAAAATTTTAATTAATCCTGAAAACTTCCGTTTAGAATATGAATGATTAATATAACATCAGATTCAATCAACCCCTTAACTTAATATTTAGATTGCACCTTCAACCATGAAAAAATATTTAGCCGGACTGATCTTACCCGTTCTTTATTTCTTATCCCCAACGGTAGCGAATGCTCAAGTTGAAACCACCCTACAACCTAACCAAATTACAATTACAGGAAATCGCCTCGAAAAACAACCCCCACGTCAAATTTTTGTGCAAACAAATAGCCCAATTCAGGATTTACGGGTGCTGGTATTAGATTTGAATCGTCAAGATGGAACTACTGTTTTTCCAGCATCGGGGATTGTTTCTAATAAGCAAAATTGGCAGACAATTAAACCCAACCAAATGTTAATTCCACTTGAATTTAACTTAAGTCAAGCCCCCAGTAGTGGCGAATATAATGGAACCATCCGTTTTAGTTATACCGGAGGAGAATTAACCCTACCGATTACCTTACAAGTTAAGGATTTTTGGTTACTTCCTGTATTGGTATTATTTCTGGGAACTGGATTAGGAATTCTGGTTTCAGTTTATCGTGCTCAAGGAAGACCCCGTGATGAAATTTTAGTGCGGGTTGGACAATTACAAACTCAGATCCAGGAAGATATAGAATTTGGAAAAATAACGGCATTTAAACAATATATTGAAGGGTGTTTAATTGAGATTAAAATGGATTTGCAAACTGAAAAGTGGGAACAAGCGATCGCCACTTTAGAACAAGCTGAAAATGTTTGGAAACGATGGGTAAAAGGACGAAATGATTGGTTACAACAATTCGATTATTGTCAACAACTCAAACATCAGTTAGAAGATAAAAATCCCAATGATTTAGAAGTAAAAGCCATATTGCGGGATTTAGAAGCAACAATTAATGATGTCCCAGAACTTGAAACCCCCGAACAATTCCGAGAACGGTTAGAAAAAATTGCTCAACAGATGAATCAGTCCATTTTGGAGAATCAAAAGCAAGATTTAAAAGCGTTAATTGCCGAAATTCCCTTAGAAAAACGGACTACTATCCTTCCTGAATTTGAACAATTAGAAGCAAAAATTGCCACTGAATCTCTGGCTAATCCCAAACAATTTAAAGCGTTAACAACAGAGTTAAATGATTTAACTGTAAAAGCCCAAGACATCGGAAATGAATCTTCAGCAAGAGGAGTAATTTCTAAAAGTCTGTTTGGGTTTACTGGGGTTATGTCTCCGCCTCCAGTAACGAATCGTTCCATAACTTCAACGCCGGAAACAACCAAAGCGGGAGTGCGATTAAAGTTATTTACTTGGACAAGTTATGCGATCGCCGTTATCTTTTTAGCCGGAACCGGATTCAGTCAATTATACATTGATAATCCCACCTTTGGCGCCAATCCCTGGAAGGATTATTTTGCATTAATGGCTTGGGGTTTCGGTGCAGAAGCCACCCGTGATGCGATTACAAAAGTTGTTCAAAGTTGGAATTTACCGGGGTTGAAGTAATTGAATCAAGCTGATAAAAAAACTAACAACCCAGTAATCTAAATATTATGAAGACAGAGCTAACGTGTTGGTTTTGGTGGTGGTGTTGGTGGTGGTGTTGTTGACGAACTGTTTCCTCTGTTCTCATCACCAGGGCTGCTGGTATCATTATGCTTCCAATCATCAAGCCCCAAACCAAAATTCTTAGTTTCAAACCACTCTGCTTTTATCAAAGACCACCAATCTGATGTTAATCCCTTAAGAATATAATCATAAGGTAACCAACCATAACCCTGTTCACCCCAATTAGTCCCCCAAGAATTTCTGATCAGCAGCGCACCGACTGAGGTTCCAATAATTTTAGTATCATCATAGCCAACTGCTACAACAGCATGACCCCCTTGCACATTATCTTTTGAGTGAGGTATGGGAATATAACCTTTTTTGTAGTTAGCCTCTTCATAAATGGAACTGTAAATCGTTAACCCAAACATAGAAGGAAGACCAGCCACTAAAGTCATTTTAATTTGAGCCAATAAATGGGTTGCAGGAAGACCCGGAGTGTCGAGCCTGAAATATTTAATTGTCTGATAAATCTGACCATAGGAGTAACAAAAACCACTCGGTTCTTCATCAATTTTACTTGGTTCATAAGGCCAATATTCTTCCGGTGGAATTCCAAATAAGACCATTGCTTTCATTGTTTCCCGAATGGATGCACCCACATCTCCTTGACGGTGCATGAGTTTTCGCGTTACTTTATACAAAAAAAGGACTGAAGCATTGGTATATTCGCCATAAATTTTGTTCTGAAAATATTCGACTAAAGCAATGGCGGAACAGGCTGTACATGAGCTTAAAGGTTCTTGATTTCTAACGGGAGAACACCAATAGCTTAAATCAACAAACTCAGGTAAACAGAAATAAACGGATGTGTAAGATTGTTCATACTTGTCGATACTGTTTTTAAATTCAGTAAGTAATGGAACTGATAATTGATGATCTTGATCTGATAATTGATTAGGCTCTCCATCAGGACATTTTTTCAGAATTGTAGTTTGATTTTTCTTGGGAAAAAAATCAAACTGATTTTCATCTTGATTTGATCTATCTCTTGAATTTTTATTTTTTCCATTTGAGAAATCAGATAGAGCTTTGGTTTTAATGTCTTTTATTTTTGCTTTTAAATTATCCCACTTATTCTTCTCTCCTTCTGAAGTTTTGGCTTCTATCTTATCAATCATCCATTCAATTTTATCAAGAGTTATGAAAATTGAATAATTTAACCTTTTTCTTTCTATTGTAGACAGAGATTTATAAATTAACATCACATCGATCTCACCCGCACGTTCTTTTCTTCCTCGCAGAAATTCAAGAAAAAATTTTGTATTCATATCATAATTATCTAAAAATTGGGGTTGTTGAGGGTGATTTTCTGGATCTTCATCTAAAAGTGGTTCAGCCAAAAAACTATTTATTAACTCTATAACGTGGGGTATCGCTTGTTCATAATTTAATTGACCATGAATGCCAATTTCCGAAATTTGTTTGATTACCAACTGGATCAATGGATCAATAATAGCAATAATATCGTTAGGAAGCGGATCATTACTCGATTGATTTTTTATTTCTAAAGTTTGAGCTTCTTGATGATTTTCAAGTTTGAGTCGAATTTTATCTTGAAAATCTTTTTTGATGTTTTTAGAAATAGGGTTTTGAATACTCAATAAAATAGGATTTTTTTTCTCTTTATTTTGGATAAAATCTTGATTCTTATATTCAAGAAAAGTAAATAATTGCTCTCGAAAACACTGTTTTTAATCTTCAGCCTTCTCAATAATCTGTCTTAAAAATTCTTGAATAGTTAAAAGTTGTGATTGTTCCTCAGATTTACTTACAGTGATTTCATCGATGACTTTTTCAGTAACCTCATCGAAGATTCCGTTGATTTTAATCTCTTCTTTTCTAAAATCATTCCTGAGTCTTTTTTGTATATAAATGATTGAAAAGGCTTTAAGATTCTTGATATCGTTTACTTGTGATATATTTATTACCTTATTATTTTTTTGGCATAACTTTCGCCAAGTAGAAGGCCCAACTATACCATCAGCTTGTAAACCATTAATCCCTTGAAAAAATTCAACAATTAAATCTGTCTTAAAGCCAAAAAAGGAGCTACATTTTTCATCTTCTGAAAAGAATATCCCATATCCTAGTTCTTCTAATTTATTTTTAATAAGATTTACTATCTTCCCATAATCTCCTATCTTGATTTCTGGAAAATCGTTAGTATCTTTTTCTTCTTGACAATTTCTACAAATTTCTTCATAATTTTCAATTTCTTTTTTATTCTTAATTCTATTATGAATTGTGTTTAAAACTTTATAAATAGTGACCTTAGAATCGTATTGATAAAATTCTTCTTCTTGGTTGGCTTTAGTCTCATCATCTACATCTAAAATGCTATCTTTGTTAGGAATCTCCCATATAGCTTTGAATTTAATTATGAGTTTATGTGTAACTTCTCCAAAATAACCATTTTCTAATTTTAACTTTTCTAAATCCTTTTTAATCTCTGTACTTGACTCTGGGTCTAAATATGAACAACACTTGTCCAAAATAGAAAACAATTTGCCTTGAATTTCTTTAACTTTTGCATTCTTAATTCCTCTGTATAAAAAATATTTATTTTCTTTTTGTACTGTTAAAAAACAAATTTCATCCCGGTTTTTTTGAATTATACTTTCCAGCCTTTCATCTAAAGATGTTTTTCCCTTTTGATCAGTGTTGGAGACTATTTTTTTAATTAATTCGGCTAATTCAAGAATTTGTGATGCTGTATATTCTGAATTCTGAGACTGATCTTTGATGATATTTTTGTTCAGATCACTTAGTTTCAGATCTCTCTGGTCAGGATAGTCGGGTAACCAGCCTAATGAATTCTGGTTTAAGGGCATAATTCAAATCCTTGTTTTCTCTAAAAATTTAAGGTGCTATTTTTAATAGTATGTTGAAATAACACCATTTATAGGAAATTAATTTTTTCTTTAGGATCTTCTAAGCCAGAGTAGTGAAAAATACATTTTATTAGCCTTTAGGAGCAGGACAAAGTTGTTTATTTTTGTTTGGATCATTAAAAGTAAAATAATTTTTAAGCCAACTGCATCCTCCTTCTAAAAGCTTATCCAAATCGGTAACTTGCTCCACATCCCAAAGAATCACTGTTTTGTCTGAACTAGCGGAAGCTAGGATACGACCACTCTTACTAAAACTAACATCATTGACTTCATCCTGATGGCCCTTGAGAGTAACAATAGGAGTCCTCCTATCCCAATCCCAAAGTCTGACGGTCTTATCATCACTAGCAGAAGCAATAATTTTATTTTTAGGATTAGGATTAAAAACCACTCCCCAAATAGGAGATTCATGTCCTTCAAATTTTTTAATAAGTTTACCCTTTATATCCCACAGATCAACCATTTTATTTTGACCGCCTATAGCGATAAGTTGATCATTAGGGCTAAAAGCGACACTATAAACTGAGCTTTCATTCTCGATGATTAACGGATTTTTATCGCTAATTTTTAAGGGCTGATGATTAGTTTTTAGAGTCCAAATTCTGACGGTTTTATCTTCACTGGCTGTTGCCATTAAAAGTGCTTTATGACTAAATCTTACATTATAAACCCGCCCATTATGTTCATTAAGTTCCTGTATTTCTTTTCCATTATCCTGATTCCAAAGTTTGATTTGTCCATCATAACTTGTTGTAGCAATCCATTGGTTATCAAAACTAAAATCAATACTTCTAACTT comes from Planktothrix tepida PCC 9214 and encodes:
- a CDS encoding peptidoglycan-binding domain-containing protein; this translates as MPLNQNSLGWLPDYPDQRDLKLSDLNKNIIKDQSQNSEYTASQILELAELIKKIVSNTDQKGKTSLDERLESIIQKNRDEICFLTVQKENKYFLYRGIKNAKVKEIQGKLFSILDKCCSYLDPESSTEIKKDLEKLKLENGYFGEVTHKLIIKFKAIWEIPNKDSILDVDDETKANQEEEFYQYDSKVTIYKVLNTIHNRIKNKKEIENYEEICRNCQEEKDTNDFPEIKIGDYGKIVNLIKNKLEELGYGIFFSEDEKCSSFFGFKTDLIVEFFQGINGLQADGIVGPSTWRKLCQKNNKVINISQVNDIKNLKAFSIIYIQKRLRNDFRKEEIKINGIFDEVTEKVIDEITVSKSEEQSQLLTIQEFLRQIIEKAED